The following coding sequences lie in one Apteryx mantelli isolate bAptMan1 chromosome 6, bAptMan1.hap1, whole genome shotgun sequence genomic window:
- the TMBIM1 gene encoding protein lifeguard 3 isoform X1 — protein sequence MAKQRRSPGMGGCSRRPSPPEPGSPWRSAAPGRTDGRTGGWTLSCFLRTEARGPPCVGGGAEPGFSPRADLPGIVACPNPAPGNAGVRPEETSGLLPSPVPMCPRETLGASMSQPSAPPPYDDKNPLYPPPLGAYPPPPHYGGGYPQPGGYPAAGGYPQPGMAMPTMPTMPMRFGDGYGGAGTGDGTPFQSADWDDRKVRHTFIRKVYAIISVQLLVTVGIILIFTFVEPVSTFIRRNIAVYYASYAVFLVTYLVLVCCQGPRRRFPWNIILLSIFTLAMGFMTGAIASMHSTWAVFIAMLITAIVAIIVTIFCFQTKVDFTSCPGLFCVLGIVVMVTGIVTAIVLSFRYLSWLHMLYAAIGAIAFTLFLAYDTQLVLGNRKNTLSPEEYIYGALTIYTDIIYIFTFILQIVGRD from the exons ATGGCAAAACAACGGCGCAGCCCGGGGATGGGTGGCTGCTCCCGCCGGCCCTCTCCTCCAGAGCCCGGCTCGCCGTGGCGCTCGGCCGCCCcgggacggacggatggacggacgggCGGATGGACGCTGAGCTGCTTCCTCCGCACGGAGGCCCGCGGCCCCCCCTGCGTGGGCGGCGGCGCTGAGCCGGGTTTTTCGCCGCGTGCCGATCTCCCTGGCATCGTCGCCTGTCCAAACCCGGCCCCGGGAAACGCTGGCGTGAGGCCAGAGGAAACGTCTGGTCTCCTCCCGTCCCCGGTTCCCAT GTGCCCACGGGAGACGCTCGGAGCCAGCATGTCGCAGCCCAGCGCGCCCCCTCCATACGATGACAAGAACCCCCTGTACCCGCCGCCCCTGGGGGCctaccccccgcccccccactaCGGTGGGGGGTACCCACAGCCGGGGGGGTACCCCGCGGCAGGGGGGTACCCCCAGCCAGGGATGGCCATGCCCACCATGCCCACCATGCCCATGCGGTTTG GTGACGGCTACGGCGGTGCCGGCACCGGGGACGGCACCCCTTTCCAGTCAGCCGACTGGGACGACAGGAAGGTCCGGCACACCTTCATCCGCAAG GTCTATGCCATCATCTCTGTGCAGCTCCTGGTGACGGTGGGGATCATCCTCATATTCACCTTCGT TGAACCCGTCTCCACCTTCATCCGGAGGAACATCGCTGTCTACTACGCCTCGTA TGCCGTGTTCCTGGTAACCTACCTGGTGCTGGTCTGCTGCCAGGGCCCCCG GAGACGCTTCCCCTGGAACATCATCCTGCTGAGCATCTTT aCGCTGGCCATGGGGTTCATGACGGGGGCCATCGCCAG CATGCACAGCACCTGGGCTGTCTTCATCGCTATGCTCATCACTGCCATCGTGGCCATCATTGTCACCATCTTCTGCTTCCAGACCAAG GTTGATTTTACATCATGTCCTGGGCTCTTCTGCGTGCTGGGCATCGTGGTCATGGTCACGGGGATCGTCACGGCCATCGTCCTCTCCTTCCGCTAC ctctcctggctcCACATGCTGTACGCGGCCATCGGGGCCATCGCCTTCACCCTG TTCCTAGCCTATGACACCCAGCTGGTGCTGGGGAACAGGAAGAACACGCTGAGCCCCGAGGAGTACATCTACGGCGCCCTGACCATCTACACCGACATTATATATATCTTCACCTTCATACTGCAGATCGTGGGCCGGGACTAG
- the TMBIM1 gene encoding protein lifeguard 3 isoform X2: protein MLLGSDEAVRPQGARCPRETLGASMSQPSAPPPYDDKNPLYPPPLGAYPPPPHYGGGYPQPGGYPAAGGYPQPGMAMPTMPTMPMRFGDGYGGAGTGDGTPFQSADWDDRKVRHTFIRKVYAIISVQLLVTVGIILIFTFVEPVSTFIRRNIAVYYASYAVFLVTYLVLVCCQGPRRRFPWNIILLSIFTLAMGFMTGAIASMHSTWAVFIAMLITAIVAIIVTIFCFQTKVDFTSCPGLFCVLGIVVMVTGIVTAIVLSFRYLSWLHMLYAAIGAIAFTLFLAYDTQLVLGNRKNTLSPEEYIYGALTIYTDIIYIFTFILQIVGRD, encoded by the exons aTGCTTTTGGGGAGCGACGAAGCCGTGCGGCCCCAAGGAGCCAG GTGCCCACGGGAGACGCTCGGAGCCAGCATGTCGCAGCCCAGCGCGCCCCCTCCATACGATGACAAGAACCCCCTGTACCCGCCGCCCCTGGGGGCctaccccccgcccccccactaCGGTGGGGGGTACCCACAGCCGGGGGGGTACCCCGCGGCAGGGGGGTACCCCCAGCCAGGGATGGCCATGCCCACCATGCCCACCATGCCCATGCGGTTTG GTGACGGCTACGGCGGTGCCGGCACCGGGGACGGCACCCCTTTCCAGTCAGCCGACTGGGACGACAGGAAGGTCCGGCACACCTTCATCCGCAAG GTCTATGCCATCATCTCTGTGCAGCTCCTGGTGACGGTGGGGATCATCCTCATATTCACCTTCGT TGAACCCGTCTCCACCTTCATCCGGAGGAACATCGCTGTCTACTACGCCTCGTA TGCCGTGTTCCTGGTAACCTACCTGGTGCTGGTCTGCTGCCAGGGCCCCCG GAGACGCTTCCCCTGGAACATCATCCTGCTGAGCATCTTT aCGCTGGCCATGGGGTTCATGACGGGGGCCATCGCCAG CATGCACAGCACCTGGGCTGTCTTCATCGCTATGCTCATCACTGCCATCGTGGCCATCATTGTCACCATCTTCTGCTTCCAGACCAAG GTTGATTTTACATCATGTCCTGGGCTCTTCTGCGTGCTGGGCATCGTGGTCATGGTCACGGGGATCGTCACGGCCATCGTCCTCTCCTTCCGCTAC ctctcctggctcCACATGCTGTACGCGGCCATCGGGGCCATCGCCTTCACCCTG TTCCTAGCCTATGACACCCAGCTGGTGCTGGGGAACAGGAAGAACACGCTGAGCCCCGAGGAGTACATCTACGGCGCCCTGACCATCTACACCGACATTATATATATCTTCACCTTCATACTGCAGATCGTGGGCCGGGACTAG
- the TMBIM1 gene encoding protein lifeguard 3 isoform X3 translates to MSQPSAPPPYDDKNPLYPPPLGAYPPPPHYGGGYPQPGGYPAAGGYPQPGMAMPTMPTMPMRFGDGYGGAGTGDGTPFQSADWDDRKVRHTFIRKVYAIISVQLLVTVGIILIFTFVEPVSTFIRRNIAVYYASYAVFLVTYLVLVCCQGPRRRFPWNIILLSIFTLAMGFMTGAIASMHSTWAVFIAMLITAIVAIIVTIFCFQTKVDFTSCPGLFCVLGIVVMVTGIVTAIVLSFRYLSWLHMLYAAIGAIAFTLFLAYDTQLVLGNRKNTLSPEEYIYGALTIYTDIIYIFTFILQIVGRD, encoded by the exons ATGTCGCAGCCCAGCGCGCCCCCTCCATACGATGACAAGAACCCCCTGTACCCGCCGCCCCTGGGGGCctaccccccgcccccccactaCGGTGGGGGGTACCCACAGCCGGGGGGGTACCCCGCGGCAGGGGGGTACCCCCAGCCAGGGATGGCCATGCCCACCATGCCCACCATGCCCATGCGGTTTG GTGACGGCTACGGCGGTGCCGGCACCGGGGACGGCACCCCTTTCCAGTCAGCCGACTGGGACGACAGGAAGGTCCGGCACACCTTCATCCGCAAG GTCTATGCCATCATCTCTGTGCAGCTCCTGGTGACGGTGGGGATCATCCTCATATTCACCTTCGT TGAACCCGTCTCCACCTTCATCCGGAGGAACATCGCTGTCTACTACGCCTCGTA TGCCGTGTTCCTGGTAACCTACCTGGTGCTGGTCTGCTGCCAGGGCCCCCG GAGACGCTTCCCCTGGAACATCATCCTGCTGAGCATCTTT aCGCTGGCCATGGGGTTCATGACGGGGGCCATCGCCAG CATGCACAGCACCTGGGCTGTCTTCATCGCTATGCTCATCACTGCCATCGTGGCCATCATTGTCACCATCTTCTGCTTCCAGACCAAG GTTGATTTTACATCATGTCCTGGGCTCTTCTGCGTGCTGGGCATCGTGGTCATGGTCACGGGGATCGTCACGGCCATCGTCCTCTCCTTCCGCTAC ctctcctggctcCACATGCTGTACGCGGCCATCGGGGCCATCGCCTTCACCCTG TTCCTAGCCTATGACACCCAGCTGGTGCTGGGGAACAGGAAGAACACGCTGAGCCCCGAGGAGTACATCTACGGCGCCCTGACCATCTACACCGACATTATATATATCTTCACCTTCATACTGCAGATCGTGGGCCGGGACTAG
- the LOC136992350 gene encoding probable hydrolase PNKD: MAAALGGLRGLAAAAVGRTAGGAPPGARLLWRSCRRPAEPRAGSEPGGQLPEGVEYIPTRKGKNPMKMVGVAWAIGLPSGIVLFLLAKQQVDKNRLEQLKIRRKMMGSNEGEYETERYKRAVRGA; this comes from the exons AtggcggcggcgctcggcggaCTGCGGG GCCTGGCGGCGGCAGCAGTGGGGCGCACAGCgggcggggcccccccgggggcccgGCTCctctggaggagctgccggcggcCTGCGGAGCCGCGGGCCGGctcggagcccggcgggcagctCCCCGAGGGGGTGGAGTACATCCCCACGCGCAAGGGCAAGAACCCCATGAAGATGGTGGGGGTCGCCTG GGCCATCGGGTTACCCTCTGGCATcgtgctcttcctcctggccaAGCAGCAAGTGGACAAAAACCGCTTGGAGCAGCTCAAGATCCGCCGGAAGATGATGGGATCCAACGAGGGCGAGTACGAAACAGAGCGATACAAGAGGGCAGTCAGGGGGGCATAG